A window of the Lysinibacillus irui genome harbors these coding sequences:
- a CDS encoding NlpC/P60 family protein — MEKNYEEYINNAIDWAKSHLNSEEYCFICLAFVEDALERSNNIEIFGGDTAKESAVLYEASMQTGIPPKGTFVFYDCFGVIKDERKNWGHVGLSVGNGEIIHAWDKVRIDHFLEVEKLSTAPGWDKPKFIGWVPLARIMEGFQSKVY; from the coding sequence ATGGAGAAAAATTATGAAGAGTATATTAATAATGCAATTGATTGGGCTAAAAGTCATTTGAACTCTGAAGAATATTGTTTCATTTGTTTAGCTTTTGTAGAGGATGCTTTAGAAAGAAGTAATAACATTGAAATTTTTGGTGGAGATACGGCAAAAGAATCTGCAGTTTTATATGAAGCAAGTATGCAAACAGGAATACCTCCGAAAGGAACCTTTGTTTTTTACGATTGCTTTGGTGTAATTAAAGATGAGCGAAAAAATTGGGGTCATGTAGGATTATCTGTTGGCAATGGCGAGATCATTCATGCTTGGGATAAGGTAAGGATTGATCATTTCCTTGAAGTAGAAAAGTTATCGACCGCACCAGGTTGGGATAAACCAAAGTTCATTGGGTGGGTACCACTGGCACGCATTATGGAAGGGTTCCAAAGCAAAGTTTATTAA
- a CDS encoding YjcZ family sporulation protein, translating to MGYGGNVGNYNNNSCYYGGDSGGGYYGSTFVLIVVLFILLIIVGASFMY from the coding sequence ATGGGATACGGTGGAAATGTAGGTAACTACAATAACAACAGCTGCTATTATGGCGGCGACTCTGGCGGCGGATATTACGGCTCAACATTCGTTTTAATCGTAGTATTATTCATTCTTTTAATTATTGTCGGCGCTTCTTTCATGTATTAA
- a CDS encoding gluzincin family metallopeptidase: protein MFKLRGSFLLSLLLLTACTEETISKEPIQEEKDDNIVVTNDGKITFEIKNKVGVPQEKVEAIKDEIVTAYDHIKDSIHTSYTPSEHISVWLKEDGQSWGLASKIELAGVKEDLYPLVHEMTHSLLGYGNNFDTDNGYFTQEGFASYMEYQYGKNKLYFDKYMKQYMESDKLIPISRLIDPNQDDVYFRPKLSNVKENQVLMEVSYTHAASFVIYLIDTYGLEKFEQIYDKKELAKKLEEVYGKNSSELEKDWLAFIQNQQGFTYEEKLKWGFYDMNTILLQIDPTYFAKD from the coding sequence ATGTTTAAATTAAGAGGCTCCTTCCTGCTAAGTCTATTGTTATTAACCGCTTGTACAGAGGAAACGATTTCTAAGGAACCAATTCAAGAAGAGAAAGATGATAATATTGTAGTGACAAACGATGGAAAAATAACCTTTGAGATTAAGAATAAGGTTGGTGTTCCACAGGAAAAAGTAGAGGCTATAAAGGATGAAATTGTGACGGCATATGACCATATAAAGGATTCCATTCATACTTCCTACACGCCATCCGAGCACATAAGCGTATGGCTTAAGGAAGACGGTCAATCATGGGGTTTAGCATCGAAAATCGAATTAGCTGGTGTGAAAGAAGATCTATACCCACTTGTCCATGAAATGACCCATTCTTTACTTGGCTATGGCAACAATTTTGACACAGATAACGGCTATTTTACGCAAGAGGGTTTTGCAAGTTATATGGAGTATCAATATGGAAAAAATAAATTATATTTTGATAAATACATGAAGCAATATATGGAGTCAGATAAGTTAATACCCATTAGTAGGTTAATTGATCCAAATCAAGATGATGTTTATTTTCGCCCTAAACTTTCAAATGTAAAAGAGAATCAAGTCCTTATGGAGGTGAGCTATACGCATGCGGCTTCATTTGTTATCTATTTAATTGATACATACGGACTCGAAAAGTTTGAACAGATCTACGACAAGAAAGAACTAGCAAAAAAATTAGAGGAAGTTTACGGAAAGAATAGTAGTGAGTTAGAAAAGGACTGGTTAGCATTTATTCAAAATCAACAAGGATTCACATATGAGGAAAAATTAAAATGGGGATTTTATGATATGAATACAATTCTTCTTCAAATAGATCCAACATATTTTGCGAAGGACTAA
- a CDS encoding RNA polymerase alpha subunit C-terminal domain-containing protein, producing MRLVEKKRRVCEKGHTFFKSTDCPSCPTCDKENKPSSGFLSKLSSPARNALVHEGIDTLQKLSLYTEKEILNIHGIGPASLPILRSSLEEEGLSFK from the coding sequence ATGAGGTTGGTAGAAAAAAAGCGAAGGGTTTGTGAAAAGGGACATACGTTTTTTAAAAGCACGGATTGTCCAAGCTGCCCTACTTGTGATAAAGAAAATAAACCAAGTAGCGGCTTCCTTTCAAAACTTAGTTCACCTGCAAGAAATGCTTTAGTTCACGAAGGCATTGACACGTTACAAAAACTATCGCTCTATACAGAAAAAGAAATACTAAACATCCATGGTATTGGACCAGCCTCATTACCGATATTAAGATCTTCATTAGAGGAAGAAGGACTATCATTTAAATAA